A genomic stretch from bacterium includes:
- a CDS encoding isochorismatase family protein codes for MEGLDSDLARIAGFMSFMCCDTTARNAHSRGYKVLFVQDATATIDLGDIPAADVHGVTVAVQGFMFSEVVLPLQIPKADSPQSYREHPSTSSG; via the coding sequence GTGGAGGGACTCGACAGCGACCTTGCGAGGATCGCCGGGTTCATGTCGTTCATGTGCTGCGATACAACGGCCAGAAACGCCCATTCGAGGGGGTACAAGGTCCTTTTCGTTCAGGACGCAACGGCCACCATCGACCTTGGCGACATCCCGGCAGCCGATGTCCATGGGGTAACAGTTGCGGTGCAGGGGTTCATGTTCTCGGAGGTTGTGCTGCCACTCCAGATCCCCAAAGCTGATTCACCACAGAGCTACAGAGAACACCCTTCGACAAGCTCAGGGTAG
- a CDS encoding sigma-54 dependent transcriptional regulator, with the protein MERIPTLLMGIWRELFQDSDIQGATERIALLIREHLPLELLLVQRINLQQSRIETVGTGVAGNVPPPARTRNIDSTDLERLLAWCRKGEIAHFTGDDIRERELFLPGGMEGELVAGPLSCTNGTLGLLLLLSRKSKSLSPRHREVARALLEPFSLALDKAGRFREMRTEHETVMAEHHSLLMKLGRREIGQDIVGAESGLRQTMSLVEVVSPSDVPVLIVGETGSGKEVVARAVHSRSGRVSGPFIRVNCGAIPPELIDSELFGHERGSFTGAVGIRKGWFERADGGTLLLDEVGELPPGAQVRLLRVLQDGTFERVGGNRQLKVDVRVVAATHRDLQDMAAKGQFRSDLLYRIAVFPIFLPALRERPEDMEALAIHFSLRAARRFGLPALTPTREEVNQLVSYSWPGNVRELASVIDRAVLLGNGKGLEIGRALGFSGPAAGLPERDHPHEAALSGSPQVFPSLDTVIAGHIEAALRATNGRIDGPQGAAGLLKINPHTLRARMRKLGIDWKEYRQVDMTPLP; encoded by the coding sequence ATGGAACGAATACCAACACTACTTATGGGTATCTGGCGGGAACTGTTCCAGGACAGCGATATCCAGGGGGCCACAGAGCGGATAGCGCTGCTGATACGAGAGCATCTGCCCCTTGAGCTTCTGCTGGTTCAGCGTATCAACCTTCAGCAGTCACGCATTGAAACCGTGGGAACGGGCGTGGCCGGTAACGTTCCACCGCCGGCCCGGACACGTAATATTGACTCCACTGATCTCGAGCGGCTGCTCGCCTGGTGTCGGAAAGGCGAGATCGCCCATTTTACCGGGGATGATATCCGGGAGCGTGAGCTGTTCCTGCCCGGAGGGATGGAAGGGGAACTGGTGGCAGGACCGTTGAGCTGTACCAATGGAACCCTGGGCCTGCTGCTCCTTTTGAGCCGGAAGTCAAAATCGCTGAGCCCGCGACACAGGGAGGTCGCGCGGGCGCTGCTGGAACCGTTCAGCCTGGCCCTCGACAAGGCGGGCAGGTTCCGCGAAATGAGGACCGAGCATGAAACGGTCATGGCGGAGCATCACTCGCTGTTGATGAAACTGGGCCGCCGTGAGATCGGCCAGGATATCGTGGGGGCAGAGTCCGGCCTGCGCCAGACGATGTCCCTCGTTGAGGTGGTAAGCCCTTCGGATGTCCCCGTTCTGATCGTTGGTGAAACGGGGTCGGGAAAAGAGGTGGTGGCCCGTGCTGTTCACTCCCGTTCCGGGAGAGTATCAGGCCCGTTTATCCGCGTGAACTGCGGCGCCATTCCCCCTGAGCTTATTGATTCAGAACTTTTCGGACATGAGAGGGGTAGCTTCACAGGGGCTGTCGGGATCAGGAAGGGATGGTTCGAGCGGGCCGATGGAGGAACGCTGTTACTGGACGAGGTTGGTGAATTGCCGCCGGGCGCACAGGTACGCCTTCTTCGGGTTCTCCAGGATGGAACCTTCGAGAGGGTCGGGGGGAACCGTCAGCTCAAAGTCGACGTTCGCGTTGTGGCTGCCACCCATCGTGATCTGCAGGACATGGCAGCAAAGGGACAGTTCCGCAGTGATCTGCTTTACAGGATCGCTGTATTTCCCATTTTTCTGCCGGCTCTCCGCGAGCGGCCTGAGGATATGGAAGCGCTTGCGATACACTTTTCTTTGCGTGCGGCAAGGCGTTTTGGATTGCCGGCGCTGACACCTACACGGGAAGAGGTGAATCAGCTCGTTTCCTACAGCTGGCCGGGTAATGTCCGTGAATTGGCCAGCGTGATCGATCGGGCCGTTCTTCTGGGGAACGGCAAGGGCCTGGAAATAGGCAGGGCTCTTGGATTCTCAGGCCCGGCGGCCGGCCTTCCGGAAAGAGACCATCCCCACGAGGCAGCTTTGTCCGGCTCTCCCCAGGTTTTTCCGTCACTCGATACTGTCATCGCAGGACATATCGAGGCGGCATTGAGGGCGACAAACGGCCGTATTGACGGTCCTCAAGGCGCCGCGGGACTTCTGAAGATCAACCCGCACACCCTGCGCGCCAGGATGCGAAAGCTTGGCATTGACTGGAAAGAGTACCGCCAGGTGGACATGACTCCTTTGCCGTAA